In Myxococcales bacterium, the DNA window CGAGTCCCGCGCGCGCGACGGTTACCTCCGGAGCGACTTCGTCGAGGACGCCGAGTGGCGCCTCGTGTACGGCGGCATCGACTCGGGCGACGTGACCAAGCGCACCGACACCATGAGCCCCATCATGGTGGCGACCTCGCAGTACTCGGGCGCGCTCGTCGCGTGTCGCGCCACGAGCTACGACTTCACGAAGCCGCAGGGCGCGCGCCGCCTCTTCCGCAACGTGGAGATGAACACCGTGCCCTTCACGCCCCGCGCGAACGCCGACGCCCCGCTCGTCGCCGTGCCCGAGGCCGAGGGCAAGATCCGGCAGAACATCGCGTACCTCTTCTTCCGCCTGCTCGGCGAGACGGTCGACCCGAACGGCCCCGAGGCGTCGCGCGCGTACTCGCTCTTCGTCGACGTCTGGAAGGACCTCGAAGAGTCCGACCTGAAGGGCGGCGGGAACAACAAGGGCATCGGCTCCGGCCGCTGCATCGCCGAGAACGACTGGGACAAGGGCACGAAGTTCGAGCCCGACCAGAACGGGAACGTACGCGCCGTGTTCGAGAAGCTCCGCCCTCGCCCCGACGCGAAGACGCCCTACGAGCCCGGGATGCGCCTCGACCGCGACGACAACTTCACGGTTCGTTCGTGGCAGGCCGTCGTCACGTACCTCTTGACCGACTACCGCTTTACCCACGAGTGAAGAAAGTACCCACTATGGAACGCCGCAATTTTCTCAAGTTGGTGGGCCTCACGGGCATCTCTCTCCTCGCACCGTGGGGGTCGTCGTCGCAGGCCACGGCCGCCGAGACCACGTGGGGAGGCCCGTACTTTCTCCACATGCACGCGGGCGGAGGGTGGGACCCGACGCTCCTCTGCGACGCCAAGCTCACCGCCGAGGGCACGGCCCCGGCGTACGAGAACCGCCTCGTCACCGCCGTCGGCGACGTGAACGGGATCCCGGTGCCCACGGCCACGGCGCAGGGAAAATTCCTGCTCACCGCCAACGGCAACCCCATCGAGGATCCGCAGCACTTCTTCCAGACCGTGGGCCGTGACGTGCTCGTCGTGAACGGCGTCGACACGCAGACGAACAACCACGACACCGGCGTGCAAGCGCTCGCGTGTGGCCACAACGACGTCGAGCTCCCGGCCCTGGCCGCGCTCTTCGCCGGGCACATCGCGAAGGACCGTCAGGTCCCCATGGCGTTCCTCGCGAGTGGCTATTACAACCGCACCGGGGACGTGGTCGGTATCTCCCGTTTCCCGGGAAATAAGGTCGATCTCCTCGCCGATCCCTTCAAGGGCGGCGAAGAGCGCGGCCTCCTCACCGAGGTGGGTCAGAAGCGCATCTTGGCCCTCCGGAACGAGCGTATGGCCGCCCTCGAGGCCCAAGCCACGCTCCCGCGCGAGAAGCGCACGCTCCTCGCCATGAAAGACGCGACCCGCAGCGGCGACGCGATCAACCTCTTGAAGAGCGTCTCGCAAGGTCCGCCCCCTCCGATCGACGGCCTCGCCAACGATCTCCCGCCCGACGCACGCGCGTACCTCACGGGCGTGCAGAACGGCGTCGCGCGCTTCGTCGACATCGGCCGCCCCCTCGAGACGATCCTCCGCTGCTTCCAGGCGGGCATCTCGATCTCGGCCACGTGGGCCCAGGGCGGCTTCGACACCCACGCCCAGCACGACACCTCGCAGACGGCCGCGATGGCCACGTTCCTCGCGCGCTACCGCTACGTGCTCCTCCGCGCCGCCCAGCTCGGCATCAAGGACAAGCTCTACGTCGTCGTCACGAGCGATTTCGGCCGCACGCCGAAGTACAACACGGGCGCCGGCAAGGACCACTGGAACGTCACGTCGGTGCTGCTCTCGGGCCCCGGCATCCGCGGCGGTCGCGCGATCGGCAAGACCGACGAGGGCCACAAGGCCATGCGCGTCGCCAAGAACGACGTGAACCAAGCGCTCCCCGACACCGACATGAAGGGCTCGCGCATCCACCCGTCGCAGATCCACCGTGAGCTCCGCCGCGTGCTCGGGGTCGACAAGGCGTCGTTCGCGGGCCAGTTCCCGCTCCCGGCCACGCACGAGCCGCTCCCGATCCTCGGCTGAGCCCTCGTCGCTCGTTGCACCTCTCGAAGCCCGCGCTCCTCTCACGAAGGGCGCGGGTTTCGCGTCTCATGGGGCGAGGAACGACGGCCTTGCGCGCTTCGCGAGCTTGCGGGCGATGAGGAACGCCATCTCGAGGGCCTGACGGTAGTTGAGCCTCGGGTCGCACACGCTCGCGTAGTTCTGGTCGAGGTCCTCTTCGCGCAGGCCGCCGCCGATGCACTCGGTCACGTCTTCTCCCGTGAGCTCGAAGTGCACCCCGCCGAGGTGCGTGCCTTGGCCCTCGAGCACGTCGAAGGTGAGCTCGACCTCGCGCTTGATGTCGCCAAAATCCCGAGTCTTTACGCCGCTCGAGGTGGTGATCGTGTTGCCGTGCATGGGGTCGCACACGAAGAGCACGTGCCGCCCCTCGCGCCCCACGGCCGCGGCGAGCTTGGGGAGCTTCTTCTCGACCTCGGCCGCGCCCATGCGTGTGATGGCGACGAGCTTGCCCTTGGAGTTGTACGGGTCGAGGCGATCGAAGAGGCGGAGGGCGTCGTCCGGGTCGACCTTGGGCCCGAGCTTGACGCCCACGGTGTTGGAGATGCCGCGGAAGAACTCGACGTGAGCGCCCCCGAGCGCGCGTGTGCGCTCGCCGATCCACGGCATGTGGGTCGTCAGATCGTAGTGGCCGTTGCGGCGAGGCACCTTGCGGGTCTGCGCGGACTCGTAGCGGAGGTTCAGCCCCTCGTGGCTCGTGAAGAACTCGACCCGGGTGAGCTCGTCGACCGTGCGCTCCCCGAGCGCCTCCATGAAGCGAATGGCCTCGGCGAGCTGGCGCGACATACGCAAATAGTCGTTCCGAAGGTCGTCCGAGAGGTCGGCCCGCGAGAGGAACCTCATGTCCCACTGCTCGGGGTGGTGCAGATCGGCGAACCCGCCCGCCGAGAGCGACCGGATGAAGTTCAGCGTCATCGCCGAGTGCGTGTACCCTGCAAGCATGGCCTGCGGATCGGCGCGCCGCGCCTCGGGCGTGAAGGCCGAGCGGTTCACGAGGTCGCCGAAGTAGCTCGTGAGCGTCTGACCGTCGCGCACCTCTTCGGGGGAGCTTCGTGGCTTCGCGTACTGGCCGGCGAACCGCCCGACGCGAATCACGGGCTTTTTCGCCCCGTGCACGAGCACGAGGGACATTTGGAGCAAGATCTTCAGCTTGTTCGTGATGATCCCGGGGCGGCAGTCGTCGAGCGTCTCGGCGCAGTCGCCCCCTTGGAGCAAGAAGCGGCGGTCGTCCTGCGCCTCGGCCACGAGCGATTTCAAGCGCTCCACCTCCCACGACGTGACGAGCGGGGGCAGCTCACGGAGGCGCTTCTCGACCTCGTCGAGGGCGGCCGGATCTTCGTAGGGGACGTCTTGTTCGAGCGGGAAGTTCCTCCAGCTCTCGGGGCTCCATGCGCTCACGGCGAAGTCCCATAGCCCGAACGCGTGGTTCGGATCGACAACTACCTCGTGCCCACGCTCACGTGGCGCGCGCGCGTTTGCGCTCGAGGAGCTGCGCGAGGTGCGGCGGGAGCGGACGCTCGGCGACCTCGTCGGGCGACGCCTCGGCGTGGAGCTCGCCGATGCGGAGCGCGGCCTTCGCGAGCAGCGCGGCCTGCGCGAGCGACGCGACCGCGTAAGCCCCCGTGAAGAGCGCGAGCTTCACGAAGCCTTCGTCCTTGGAGAGGACCGCCGCGGCGGTGGCGAGACCAAGGATGAGGACGTTGAGCGCGGCCGAGGCCTTGGCAGCGCGGAGCCCCTCGAAATAGGCCGCACGATCCCCGCGGAGCACCGCGATGCCCGCGCTCCAAAGGAGCGCCGCGATGACGAGCCCCGGGATGGAGGTGACCCCGACGCCGCCCGCGAAGAGCCCCACGACGGCCCACGCCGCGCCGGGCAGAAACATCGCCCCGAAGACGAAACACGAGGCCGCCGCCCACCGCACCACGGCAGGCGCCCTCTCGAGGTGAGCCGTGACGACCGCCCCGCCCGAGCGATACGCCGAGCTCTCGACGGGCTGCGCGGGGAGGGCGATCGCCTGCCAGTGGCCGCGGAGCTCGCGCTCACGCTTGAAATAGAGGGGGATCGCCGCGGCCGGCGCGAGGTGGAGGCCCGCGAACGCCGTGAGGAGCATCGTGCCGACGAGGTCGTACATGGGGAGACCTGAGACGCCCTTTCTTCCACCAGGTTCCCACCGACGCGCCATCTTCACGAGGAGCGGGTCGGGGGAGGACCCACCCTCGAGTCTTAGGGGTGAACGCCCTCTTCGCAAGCTCCCTACGCCCCGAGCCGGGGAGCTATTCCGGCGATTCCCGACTCGCGCGTCGCGTGTATGCTCGTCTCTTCCATGAGCGAACCTTCCCTCCTCGCCCGCATCGACGAAACCGCCTCGAAAGCCCGTGAAATCGCGTCGCGCGGGGGCTCCTTCACGCCTCCCGCCGTGGGCCTCGTGCTCGGCTCGGGCCTCGGTGGCTTCGCCGACACGCTCGACGGGTTGGTCAAGGTTCCTTACCATGAGCTCCCGCACCTCCCGGTGTCGAAGGTCGTCGGGCACTCGGGCAACCTCTGCTTCGGCTCCGTCGGCGGCGTCCCTGTCGTGTGCATGCAGGGCCGCGTGCACCTCTACGAGGGGCACGGGGTCGCGTCGGTGGTGCATGGCGCACGCACCATGGCTCGCCTCGGCGTCGGCGCGGTGCTCGTCACCAACGCGGCTGGCGGCATCGGCGACGGGTACGCCCCCGGCGACCTCATGGTGATCTCCGATCACTTGAACCTCACCGGGCAGAACCCGCTCGTCGGCCCGAACGACGACGCGCTCGGCGTGCGCTTCCCCGACATGTCCACGGCCTACGATCCCGGGCTCCGCGCGGCCGCGCACGAGGTGGCCAAGGCCGCCGGGTTCACGCTCCAAGAGGGCGTGTACGCGGGCCTGCTCGGCCCCACCTACGAGACCCCCGCCGAGATCCGCATGCTCCGCACGATGGGCGCGCACGCCGTGGGCATGAGCACCGTGGTCGAGACGATCGCGCTCCGCCACATGAAGGTGAAGGTGGGCGCGCTCTCGTGCATCACGAACCTCGCCGCGGGCATCTCGAAGACCGAGCTCGATCACGCCGAGGTCGAAGAGACGGCGAGGGCCGCACGCGACAAGCTCGTCGCGCTCCTCCGCGGCTGGATCGTCGCGGCGGGGCGCCCGTGAAGCGAGTGGCCACGAAGGCGAAGCGTGCGACCCCGGCCGACCCGATGGACGCGCTCGTGCGCGAGGCTCTGGTCGCGCAGGGGCGTGCGTACGCGCCGTACTCCAAGTTCCACGTGGGCGCCGCGCTCCTCACGAAGAGCGGCAAGGTCTTTCTCGGCTGCAACGTCGAGAACGCGTCGTACCCCGTGGGCATCTGCGCCGAGCGTACGGCGATCGTCGCCATGGTGGCTGCGGGAGAGCGCGAGCCCGTCGCCCTCGCGATCGTCACCCCTGGAAAACGTGGCGGCTCGCCGTGTGGGCTCTGCCGGCAAACGCTGGGCGAGTTCGCTCGTGATCTTCCCATCGCGCTCGTCGGAGTCGAGGGAGGCAAGCTCGCCCGGCGCGACACGAACATCTCGGCGCTCCTCCCGGACGCGTTC includes these proteins:
- a CDS encoding DUF1501 domain-containing protein — translated: MERRNFLKLVGLTGISLLAPWGSSSQATAAETTWGGPYFLHMHAGGGWDPTLLCDAKLTAEGTAPAYENRLVTAVGDVNGIPVPTATAQGKFLLTANGNPIEDPQHFFQTVGRDVLVVNGVDTQTNNHDTGVQALACGHNDVELPALAALFAGHIAKDRQVPMAFLASGYYNRTGDVVGISRFPGNKVDLLADPFKGGEERGLLTEVGQKRILALRNERMAALEAQATLPREKRTLLAMKDATRSGDAINLLKSVSQGPPPPIDGLANDLPPDARAYLTGVQNGVARFVDIGRPLETILRCFQAGISISATWAQGGFDTHAQHDTSQTAAMATFLARYRYVLLRAAQLGIKDKLYVVVTSDFGRTPKYNTGAGKDHWNVTSVLLSGPGIRGGRAIGKTDEGHKAMRVAKNDVNQALPDTDMKGSRIHPSQIHRELRRVLGVDKASFAGQFPLPATHEPLPILG
- a CDS encoding 3-deoxy-7-phosphoheptulonate synthase, which codes for MSAWSPESWRNFPLEQDVPYEDPAALDEVEKRLRELPPLVTSWEVERLKSLVAEAQDDRRFLLQGGDCAETLDDCRPGIITNKLKILLQMSLVLVHGAKKPVIRVGRFAGQYAKPRSSPEEVRDGQTLTSYFGDLVNRSAFTPEARRADPQAMLAGYTHSAMTLNFIRSLSAGGFADLHHPEQWDMRFLSRADLSDDLRNDYLRMSRQLAEAIRFMEALGERTVDELTRVEFFTSHEGLNLRYESAQTRKVPRRNGHYDLTTHMPWIGERTRALGGAHVEFFRGISNTVGVKLGPKVDPDDALRLFDRLDPYNSKGKLVAITRMGAAEVEKKLPKLAAAVGREGRHVLFVCDPMHGNTITTSSGVKTRDFGDIKREVELTFDVLEGQGTHLGGVHFELTGEDVTECIGGGLREEDLDQNYASVCDPRLNYRQALEMAFLIARKLAKRARPSFLAP
- a CDS encoding purine-nucleoside phosphorylase — its product is MSEPSLLARIDETASKAREIASRGGSFTPPAVGLVLGSGLGGFADTLDGLVKVPYHELPHLPVSKVVGHSGNLCFGSVGGVPVVCMQGRVHLYEGHGVASVVHGARTMARLGVGAVLVTNAAGGIGDGYAPGDLMVISDHLNLTGQNPLVGPNDDALGVRFPDMSTAYDPGLRAAAHEVAKAAGFTLQEGVYAGLLGPTYETPAEIRMLRTMGAHAVGMSTVVETIALRHMKVKVGALSCITNLAAGISKTELDHAEVEETARAARDKLVALLRGWIVAAGRP
- the cdd gene encoding cytidine deaminase, with product MDALVREALVAQGRAYAPYSKFHVGAALLTKSGKVFLGCNVENASYPVGICAERTAIVAMVAAGEREPVALAIVTPGKRGGSPCGLCRQTLGEFARDLPIALVGVEGGKLARRDTNISALLPDAFDFEAAHDPRLAAKAPRSPQKKRKPKPIGA